A single genomic interval of Salvelinus namaycush isolate Seneca chromosome 41, SaNama_1.0, whole genome shotgun sequence harbors:
- the LOC120034122 gene encoding ATP-dependent Clp protease proteolytic subunit, mitochondrial-like: MLIRRVLQCGVTALKSCRTIHHSAQWRSPLIPIVVEQTGRGERAYDIYSRLLRERIICVMGPIDDSVASLVIAQLLFLQSESNNKPIHMYINSPGGVVTAGLAIYDTMQYILNPISTWCVGQAASMGSLLLASGTAGMRHSLPNARIMVHQPSGGARGQATDIAIQAEEIMKLKKQINQLYAKHTGQLLTHIEGVIERDCYMSPIEAQDFGIIDRVLVHPPQAGQDDPELVQKEPPTAICPSPASQTSATEQSPPGTIPPSSYKPEP; the protein is encoded by the exons ATGCTTATACGA AGGGTGTTACAATGTGGAGTGACAGCTTTAAAGTCATGCAGGACCATTCACCACAGTGCTCAATGGAGGAGTCCTCTCATACCTATTGTTGTGGAGCAGACG GGTCGAGGAGAGCGGGCGTATGACATCTACTCTCGTCTTCTGAGGGAGAGGATCATCTGTGTAATGGGGCCG ATTGATGACTCTGTGGCCAGTCTGGTTATTGCTCAACTACTCTTTCTGCAGTCAGAGAGCAACAACAAACCCatccacatgtacatcaacagtCCTG gcgGTGTTGTGACGGCAGGCCTAGCCATCTACGACACCATGCAGTACATCCTCAACCCAATCTCCACGTGGTGTGTGGGCCAGGCGGCCAGCATGGGCAGTCTTCTCCTGGCTTCGGGCACGGCCGGCATGAGGCACTCCCTGCCCAACGCTCGCATCATGGTGCACCAGCCCTCCGGAGGAGCCAGG GGTCAGGCTACAGACATCGCCATTCAGGCTGAGGAGATCATGAAACTAAAGAAACAGATCAATCAACTCTATGCTAAACACACTGGCCAGCTGTTGACACATATAG AGGGTGTGATTGAGAGAGATTGTTACATGAGCCCCATTGAGGCGCAGGACTTTGGGATCATCGACCGAGTGTTGGTGCATCCTCCCCAGGCGGGCCAGGACGACCCAGAGCTGGTCCAGAAGGAGCCCCCTACCGCCATCTGCCCCTCGCCAGCCTCCCAAACCTCTGCCACCGAGCAGAGCCCCCCCGGGACCATCCCCCCCTCCTCATACAAACCCGAACCCTGA
- the LOC120034227 gene encoding guanine nucleotide-binding protein G(I)/G(S)/G(O) subunit gamma-5-like yields MSNNSANSSNLVIAQKVVKQLRLEASVRRIKVSQAAADLKTFCLQNAHKDPLLMGVPSSDNPFRPPKSCALF; encoded by the exons ATGTCGAATAACAGCGCAAACAGCAGCAACTTGGTTATCGCTCAGAAGGTGGTAAAACAACTTCGGCTAGAGGCGAGTGTTCGCAGGATCAAG GTGTCCCAGGCAGCAGCGGACCTGAAGACCTTCTGCCTGCAGAACGCCCATAAAGACCCTCTCCTCATGGGGGTGCCCTCCAGCGACAACCCCTTCAGACCCCCCAAGTCCTGCGCCCTCTTCTGA